The Chelatococcus sp. HY11 genome includes a window with the following:
- a CDS encoding metallophosphoesterase — protein sequence MITRRDSLKIGGIAALMAPFAGFGATSASAQASPDFRFGIIADPQYAPVPPNPQGTRFYANSLWKLSEAIKTLNKEDLQFVATLGDIIDRHWQSFGDIMPLYDALKHEKFFLLGNHDYEVAADYLNAVVRTAGMPSAYYDFKGGNYRFIVLDGNDVSLFSTGPKHPKQEIARERLKKLQEAKAINAMTWNGSLSDEQFSWLQASLDKAKQAGEKVIVLCHYPVFPANVHNLWDSERIVDLLTSYDNFVAFFNGHNHAGNYGEVSGKYFVNFKGMVDTPDTSAFAVVEVFGDKIAIRGFGRETNRTLGIRAA from the coding sequence ATGATCACGCGTCGCGACAGTTTGAAAATCGGCGGCATCGCCGCCCTCATGGCCCCCTTCGCGGGCTTCGGCGCCACAAGCGCCAGCGCGCAGGCCAGCCCTGATTTCCGTTTCGGCATCATCGCCGATCCGCAATACGCGCCGGTTCCGCCGAACCCGCAGGGAACCCGCTTCTACGCCAATAGCCTGTGGAAGCTGTCCGAGGCCATCAAGACCCTCAACAAGGAAGACCTGCAGTTCGTCGCGACCCTGGGCGACATCATCGATCGTCATTGGCAGAGCTTCGGCGATATCATGCCGCTCTATGACGCGCTGAAGCACGAGAAGTTCTTTCTGCTCGGCAACCACGACTATGAAGTGGCGGCTGACTATCTGAACGCGGTGGTCCGGACGGCGGGCATGCCGAGCGCCTATTACGACTTCAAGGGCGGCAACTATCGCTTCATCGTGCTCGACGGCAACGATGTGAGCCTGTTCTCGACTGGCCCCAAGCACCCGAAGCAGGAGATCGCCCGCGAGCGCCTGAAGAAGCTGCAGGAGGCCAAGGCCATCAATGCGATGACATGGAACGGCTCGCTCAGCGACGAGCAGTTCTCCTGGCTGCAGGCTTCATTGGACAAGGCCAAGCAGGCGGGTGAGAAGGTCATCGTGCTCTGCCATTATCCGGTCTTTCCCGCCAATGTTCACAACCTGTGGGACAGCGAGCGGATCGTGGATCTTCTGACGAGCTACGACAATTTCGTGGCCTTTTTCAACGGCCATAACCACGCTGGCAACTACGGCGAGGTATCGGGCAAGTATTTCGTCAATTTCAAGGGCATGGTCGACACGCCCGACACGTCGGCGTTCGCGGTGGTCGAGGTCTTCGGCGACAAGATCGCGATCCGCGGCTTCGGCCGTGAGACGAACCGCACCCTCGGCATCCGCGCGGCCTGA
- a CDS encoding transglutaminase family protein — MKIRAGYEITYDCPQPTPMLILLSVHPSREQDLITPQAITADPPTPITSYIDSMGNHCGRLTAPEGRLTLAADFVIRDSGLPDPVAPDAPQHAIEDLPDDVLVYLLGSRYCDTDKLADRAWALFGEIQPGWARVQAICDFVHDHIAFGYEHASTARTASDGFAERIGVCRDYAHLAITFCRCMNIPARYCTGYLGDIGIPPVDLPMDFSAWFEVWLGGRWYTFDARHNTPRIGRILMATGRDATDVAISTSFGRSSLVQFSVITDEVT; from the coding sequence ATGAAAATTCGTGCGGGCTACGAGATCACGTACGACTGCCCGCAGCCCACGCCGATGCTCATCCTCTTGAGCGTGCATCCCTCACGCGAGCAGGATCTCATCACACCACAAGCCATAACGGCCGACCCGCCGACACCCATCACCTCTTACATCGACAGCATGGGCAACCACTGCGGCCGGCTGACCGCGCCGGAGGGGCGGCTCACTCTCGCGGCGGATTTTGTCATCAGAGACAGCGGCCTTCCAGACCCCGTCGCCCCCGACGCGCCGCAGCATGCCATCGAGGATTTGCCAGACGACGTCCTCGTTTATCTTCTTGGCAGTCGCTATTGCGACACCGACAAGCTGGCGGACAGGGCCTGGGCGCTTTTCGGCGAGATCCAGCCCGGGTGGGCACGTGTGCAGGCGATCTGTGACTTCGTGCACGATCATATCGCCTTCGGCTATGAACATGCCTCGACCGCGCGGACGGCCTCGGACGGCTTCGCGGAACGGATCGGCGTCTGCCGCGACTACGCGCATCTCGCCATCACATTCTGCCGGTGCATGAATATCCCGGCGCGCTATTGCACCGGCTATCTCGGCGACATCGGCATCCCGCCCGTTGATCTGCCGATGGATTTCAGTGCCTGGTTTGAAGTCTGGCTCGGCGGTCGCTGGTATACCTTCGATGCGCGGCATAATACGCCGCGCATCGGCCGGATCCTCATGGCAACTGGCCGGGACGCGACGGACGTCGCCATCTCGACCAGCTTCGGCCGCAGCAGCCTCGTCCAGTTCTCGGTGATCACGGACGAGGTGACGTAA
- a CDS encoding transglutaminase family protein, which translates to MSILTVRHVTTYRYKQPVAFGEHRLMFRPRDSYDQRFLDSRLTITPTPASIRWIHDVFGNCVALARFTGRASELTFDSQIKLEHSPFNAPDFQMDADAKTYPFAYSAEELPDLARCMEPHYPDPGDVVRNWARQFLRVGHPTDTGTLLMTMTCAIQESFRYSRRTEAGIQPPAMTLGLRQGTCRDFALLMMEAVRSLGFAARFVTGYLYVPDRDGPTRLGGGATHAWCQVYLPGAGWVEFDPTNGIIGNRDLIRVAVARDPSQAVPLSGTWIGLPGDSLDMVVEVQVSSEAANTNRAGTDGASVERDGPRRVVDQRN; encoded by the coding sequence ATGAGCATTCTGACCGTCAGGCATGTCACGACCTATCGCTACAAGCAGCCGGTCGCCTTCGGCGAGCATCGGTTGATGTTCCGTCCGCGCGACAGCTATGACCAGCGCTTCCTCGACAGCCGCCTGACGATCACGCCGACCCCGGCGTCGATCCGCTGGATCCACGACGTATTTGGCAATTGCGTCGCGCTCGCCCGCTTCACGGGCCGCGCCAGCGAGCTGACCTTCGACAGCCAGATCAAGCTTGAGCACTCGCCGTTCAACGCGCCGGATTTCCAGATGGATGCCGACGCGAAGACCTACCCCTTTGCCTATAGCGCGGAGGAACTGCCGGATCTCGCGCGGTGCATGGAGCCGCATTATCCCGACCCGGGTGACGTTGTACGCAACTGGGCGCGGCAGTTTCTGCGCGTCGGCCATCCCACCGACACCGGCACCCTGCTGATGACGATGACATGCGCCATCCAGGAGAGCTTCCGCTATTCCAGGAGGACGGAGGCGGGCATCCAGCCGCCGGCCATGACGCTCGGGCTGCGTCAGGGGACCTGTCGCGACTTCGCGCTCCTCATGATGGAGGCCGTGCGCTCTCTCGGTTTCGCGGCACGTTTCGTCACAGGCTACCTCTATGTTCCCGATCGCGACGGCCCCACGCGGCTTGGCGGCGGCGCCACCCATGCCTGGTGTCAGGTCTATCTGCCCGGCGCGGGCTGGGTGGAGTTCGACCCGACCAATGGGATCATCGGCAACCGGGATCTTATCCGCGTCGCAGTGGCGCGGGACCCGAGCCAGGCCGTTCCGTTGTCCGGGACCTGGATAGGTTTGCCCGGCGATTCCCTCGACATGGTCGTCGAGGTGCAGGTCTCGTCGGAAGCCGCCAACACCAACCGTGCCGGCACGGATGGAGCGTCTGTGGAACGCGACGGCCCACGGCGCGTTGTCGATCAGCGCAACTAG